The Lycium barbarum isolate Lr01 chromosome 9, ASM1917538v2, whole genome shotgun sequence genome has a segment encoding these proteins:
- the LOC132611983 gene encoding uncharacterized protein LOC132611983: protein MRTLKWDPWFNHEEETSIAIAWILFPTLAPNYFGQSQLFSMASAVGKPLTLDVATINKTRPSCARVKFEVDLFADHPKRVQLQVVDSKTGDIKSKWVKIYYHFMPKYCKECCLQGHDEEGCWKLHPDLLPDNESEEKVEGYNGDKGKQAAVPKNVKEAHKVANKAKHSNNKQPNHAKNKNPRQVIKVSESGKVVGDVQQLYKWKTQKGKKQVEIENNTQKQLALPTVENGGTSKQGELLKSGTVQTLNKFAALGKDNAAQEGVLMVLDDQVQAHQENVEVWNAADSQKQLVVAPVDKEGPTSFHSAEKALNINAAVFTPGEKKSSASKTKE, encoded by the coding sequence ATGAGGACACTTAAGTGGGATCCTTGGTTTAATCATGAGGAGGAGACTTCCATTGCCATTGCTTGGATATTGTTTCCTACATTAGCACCAAATTACTTTGGCCAGTCGCAGTTGTTTTCAATGGCCTCAGCAGTAGGCAAGCCATTGACCTTGGATGTGGCAACCATAAATAAAACAAGGCCAAGCTGTGCACGTGTGAAATTTGAAGTGGATTTATTTGCTGACCATCCTAAGAGAGTTCAACTACAGGTTGTTGATAGTAAAACTGGAGATATTAAGTCAAAGTGGGTGAAAATTTATTATCATTTCATGCCTAAGTACTGTAAGGAATGTTGCTTGCAAGGCCATGATGAGGAAGGGTGTTGGAAGCTCCATCCTGATTTGTTACCAGATAATGAGAGTGAGGAGAAGGTTGAAGGATATAATGGTGATAAAGGGAAGCAGGCTGCAGTCCCTAAAAATGTGAAGGAAGCACACAAAGTGGCAAACAAGGCAAAACATTCTAATAATAAGCAGCCAAAtcatgcaaaaaataaaaatcctaGGCAGGTGATCAAGGTGTCGGAGAGTGGTAAGGTGGTTGGAGATGTGCAGCAATTGTATAAATGGAAAACTCagaaaggaaagaaacaagtGGAGATTGAAAACAATACTCAAAAGCAGCTTGCTTTGCCAACTGTTGAAAATGGTGGTACAAGTAAGCAAGGAGAATTACTGAAGTCTGGTACTGTCCAAACACTTAATAAGTTTGCAGCTTTGGGAAAAGATAATGCTGCACAAGAAGGTGTTTTGATGGTCTTGGATGATCAGGTCCAAGCACATCAAGAGAATGTAGAAGTGTGGAATGCAGCTGACTCTCAGAAGCAGTTGGTGGTGGCACCTGTTGATAAAGAGGGTCCAACTAGTTTTCATAGTGCTGAGAAGGCCTTGAATATCAATGCAGCTGTGTTTACTCCTGGTGAGAAGAAATCTTCAGCTTCCAAGACTAAGGAGTAG
- the LOC132611984 gene encoding uncharacterized protein LOC132611984, producing METAREGLDNSSAQPHLQERVGERFSNSNFPRTSGSEVENNQGARAGPHPQMSHSTPAVDPRFQQMADFFRHMARRMSDPNEMNFKKMRKMGGVEFEGTVDPTNVEQWLECIERVFEQLECLEAAKFKYVVSLLQKNAYDWWVSVPNAKEKPSVLTWNDFVKEFHMKLSRYASGIINNEKDKCRLFEDGLNDSIRKSVSERIEKEQASRIENKFRKTDADSRGLFKRGRFDNSKAGSVHRRASGTCFECESFDQKVKDCPNPNPTFSPRTEGSFQKPITTLSQRNRGARSRNTQVISVDGDNQASESRATARAYAMRQRDDQDGADVVVGKFHLFGLCVVKLFDPGSTNSYVCSSLVFPKNVKSVGLDCGVLVQSPLGQQVACNQIYRGCPLVIQNLVFPADLIEMPFQDYDVIIDMD from the exons ATGGAAACTGCTCGTGAGGGTTTAGATAACTCTAGTGCCCAACCTCACTTACAAGAAAGGGTTGGAGAACGTTTTTCTAATTCGAATTTTCCTCGTACTAGTGGATCTGAAGTGGAAAATAACCAGGGTGCAAGAGCTGGGCCACATCCTCAAATGAGTCATAGTACTCCTGCTGTTGATCCTCGTTTTCAACAAATGGCTGATTTCTTTCGTCACATGGCTAGAAGAATGTCCGAccctaatgaaatgaactttaagaaaatgagaaaaatgggcGGAGTTGAGTTTGAAGGTACTGTTGATCCTACGAATGTCGAGCAGTGGTTGGAGTGCATAGAAAGAGTATTTGAGCAATTAGAGTGTTTAGAAGCTGCCAAATTTAAGTATGTTGTCTCACTGTTACAAAAAAATGCTTATGACTGGTGGGTAAGTGTACCAAATGCCAAGGAAAAACCTTCTGTTCTTACTTGGAATGATTTTGTGAAAGAATTTCATATGAA GCTTTCTCGTTATGCTAGTGGTATTATCAATAATGAAAAAGATAAGTGTAGGCTATTCGAAGACGGTTTGAATGATTCCATCAGAAAATCTGTGTCG GAAAGAATCGAGAAGGAACAAGCTAGTAGAATTGAAAACAAGTTCAGAAAAACTGATGCAGATTCACGAGGTCTATTTAAAAGGGGAAGGTTTGACAACTCCAAAGCTGGTAGTGTTCACAG GAGAGCTTCTGGTACTTGTTTTGAATGTGAGAGCTTCGATCAAAAAGTGAAAGATTGTCCTAATCCTAACCCTACTTTTTCTCCACGTACGGAAGGTTCATTTCAGAAACCTATTACCACTCTTTCTCAACGGAATAGAGGTGCAAGATCTAGAAACACACAAGTAATAAGTGTAGATGGAGACAATCAAGCTAGTGAGTCAAGAGCTACAGCACGAGCTTATGCTATGAGACAAAGGGATGATCAAGATGGGGCGGACGTGGTTGTTGGTAAATTTCACTTATTTGGCTTATGTGTTGTTAAATTATTCGATCCTGGTTCTACAAATTCCTATGTTTGCTCATCATTGGTTTTTCCTAAAAATGTGAAATCTGTGGGACTTGATTGTGGTGTGCTTGTCCAAAGTCCTTTGGGTCAACAGGTTGCTTGTAATCAAATCTATCGAGGTTGTCCCTTGGTGATTCAAAATCTAGTCTTCcctgctgatttgattgaaatgcctTTCCAAGACTATGATGTCATCATCGATATGGATTAG